From Tautonia plasticadhaerens, the proteins below share one genomic window:
- a CDS encoding SMP-30/gluconolactonase/LRE family protein: protein MGEVAKYSFSDSRIFPGTEREYWVYVPSQYDPGTPACLFVCQDGIRFEAPAAFDALIAAGEMPVTIGVFVMHGKVPPPTGDALPRFNRSVEYDGLGDDYARFLIEELLPDVESKTAADGRPIRISRDPNDRAIGGASSGAICAFTAAWERPDSFRRVFSAIGTYVGLRGGDDYPTLIRKVEPKPIRVFLEDGSGDLDIYGGDWWMANQEMERALAFSGYEVEHAWGEGGHDSRHATEIFPEAMRWLWADWPRPVGAGPGSPQLQEILIPEEGWQLVADGYRSAGGPAANDRGEVYFNDIPDSKTYKINLDGSVVEHLDDSKGADGQAFVPGGRRLVVATETGQVLSYDESGEASVIAEGFRGGDLVATPGGGVYVTDPTRGGGEPGKIWFIPPDGGPRVVDTGPGSPSGVALSPDRTLLYVADAGSRWVSSHRIRADGSLEYTQKYFHLHVPDSIEDGGGDGLAVDRDGRLYVASRMGLQVCDQAGRVNAIIPTPGAWPTGVCFGGPGFDTLFVTCGDAVYRRKVRARGLTPSGPPITPEAPRL, encoded by the coding sequence GTGGGAGAGGTGGCGAAGTATTCCTTCTCCGACAGCCGTATTTTCCCCGGCACCGAGCGCGAGTACTGGGTGTACGTGCCCTCGCAGTACGACCCGGGGACGCCGGCCTGCCTGTTCGTCTGCCAGGACGGCATCCGGTTCGAGGCCCCGGCCGCCTTCGACGCCCTGATCGCCGCCGGGGAGATGCCGGTGACGATCGGCGTCTTCGTCATGCACGGCAAGGTGCCGCCGCCGACCGGGGACGCCCTGCCTCGCTTCAACCGCAGCGTCGAGTACGACGGGCTCGGCGACGACTATGCGCGCTTCCTCATCGAGGAACTCTTGCCCGACGTGGAATCGAAGACCGCCGCCGACGGCCGGCCGATCCGGATTTCGAGGGACCCGAACGACCGGGCCATCGGTGGGGCGAGCAGCGGGGCGATCTGCGCCTTCACGGCCGCCTGGGAGCGGCCCGATTCCTTCCGGAGGGTCTTCAGCGCGATCGGCACCTACGTCGGCCTCCGGGGGGGCGATGATTACCCCACGTTGATCCGGAAGGTCGAGCCGAAGCCGATCCGGGTCTTCCTCGAGGACGGATCGGGCGACCTGGACATCTACGGCGGCGACTGGTGGATGGCGAATCAGGAGATGGAGCGGGCCCTCGCCTTCTCCGGCTACGAGGTCGAGCACGCCTGGGGGGAAGGCGGGCACGACTCCCGGCACGCCACCGAGATCTTCCCCGAGGCCATGCGGTGGCTCTGGGCGGACTGGCCACGGCCGGTCGGGGCCGGGCCCGGTTCGCCGCAATTGCAGGAGATCCTCATCCCCGAGGAGGGCTGGCAGCTCGTGGCCGATGGCTACCGGTCCGCAGGGGGCCCGGCCGCCAACGACCGGGGCGAGGTTTACTTCAATGACATCCCGGATTCGAAGACCTACAAGATCAACCTCGACGGCTCCGTGGTCGAGCACCTCGACGACTCGAAGGGGGCCGACGGCCAGGCGTTCGTCCCGGGCGGGAGGCGCCTCGTGGTCGCCACCGAAACCGGGCAGGTGCTGTCCTACGACGAGTCCGGGGAGGCGTCGGTGATCGCCGAGGGGTTCCGAGGGGGCGACCTGGTCGCGACCCCCGGGGGAGGGGTCTACGTCACCGACCCGACCCGGGGCGGCGGCGAGCCGGGCAAAATCTGGTTCATCCCCCCGGATGGGGGGCCGAGGGTGGTGGACACCGGCCCGGGCTCCCCGAGCGGCGTGGCCCTCTCCCCCGACCGGACGCTACTCTACGTCGCCGACGCGGGGAGCCGCTGGGTTTCCAGTCATCGGATCCGGGCCGACGGTTCGTTGGAGTACACGCAGAAGTATTTTCATCTGCACGTCCCTGATTCCATCGAGGACGGCGGGGGCGACGGCCTGGCCGTCGACCGGGACGGCCGGCTCTACGTCGCCTCCCGGATGGGGTTGCAGGTCTGCGACCAGGCCGGGAGGGTCAACGCCATCATCCCGACGCCCGGTGCCTGGCCGACCGGCGTCTGCTTCGGCGGGCCCGGGTTCGATACCCTGTTCGTCACCTGCGGCGACGCGGTCTACCGGCGCAAGGTCAGGGCCCGGGGCCTGACGCCCTCCGGGCCGCCGATCACGCCGGAGGCACCCCGGCTCTGA
- a CDS encoding response regulator: MADETGSRVLILAPTGQDASVLGRALEAGGIRSVCCGDAKALVEGIRRGAGAVLVADEALGPGSRDALAEALDGQQAWSDLPIVVMAAQGRPFGPGWSFLQDSGRSSQAVLLERPVHSATLISVVRSALRTRQRQYQIRDELDRRRAAEHALRLGERRQVLLVRLNDALRPLGDPLAIQSEACRILGEHLGACRVHYAEVEGEGEYGLVREEYCDGVPSVAGRHRLDDFGPTAMDEFRAGRTLILPDVMNDPRLSPGGRAVTAALGVGSYMIVPLIKRGRLVALLVVHHREAHEWDEGEITAIEEVSERTWAAVERARSEAALRESEARYRTLFESIDEGFCIIEMIFDDSGRGVDYRFLVTNPAFVRHTGLADTRGKTARQLVPDLEDRWPETYGRVAASGEAERFIDESPAMGRWFEVDAFRIGEPGDRRVALLFNDISTRKRAELERDRFFELSVDLIAIASIADGTWKRVNPAFGRILGWSEAELVARPFLEIVHPDDLERSRGAIAELAEGRPLDAFEHRLRCKDGSDRWIAWTTAPYAAEGLIYCVGRDTTDRKQAEQALLDSKRHAEAASRAKSEFLANMSHEIRTPMTAILGYADILASRLRGPEDQDCVETIRRNGRFLIQVINDILDLSKIEAGKLEIQPERIEPARIVEEVRSLMDVRAREKGLPLEVRYDGPIPRAIESDPTRLRQILINLVGNAIKFTESGLVRVVVRFEPGPGRLVFEVEDSGIGLTPEQQAGLFRPFTQADGTMTRRFGGTGLGLVICRRLVEMLGGEIAVDSAPGRGSTFSFSVTSPPMRGEPMVEPGDAERPPSRPDAKADLPPRLEGRILVVDDLPEIRLVARHHLERAGVEVLDAPDGRQALEAVDRADREARPIDAIVLDVQMPVMDGLETVSRLRAIGFDRPIIALTAHAMQGDRERILDAGFDDHLAKPIDGGQLVMLLGSALRRPATEPPPPAPCPGRGRRILLVEDGEDARRVLVHLLRMSGFDIRAAPDGRSALRVCREHPPDFVVLDLGLPDIDGLDLARRLRASGGLADALFIALSGQDGRDVRDRALGAGIDHFLVKPAGAEEIEALIARVDSRDHARR, from the coding sequence ATGGCCGATGAGACCGGGAGCCGGGTCCTCATCCTCGCCCCCACCGGGCAGGACGCCTCGGTGCTCGGGAGGGCCTTGGAGGCCGGCGGAATCCGGTCGGTCTGCTGCGGGGACGCGAAGGCTTTGGTCGAGGGGATCCGGCGGGGGGCCGGGGCCGTGCTCGTCGCCGACGAGGCCCTCGGCCCCGGGTCCCGGGACGCGTTGGCGGAGGCCCTGGACGGCCAGCAGGCCTGGTCCGACCTGCCGATCGTCGTGATGGCGGCCCAGGGTCGGCCGTTCGGGCCCGGGTGGTCCTTCCTCCAGGATTCGGGCCGGTCCTCGCAGGCGGTCCTGCTGGAGCGTCCGGTCCACTCGGCCACCCTGATCAGCGTCGTCCGTTCGGCCCTCCGCACCCGGCAGCGCCAGTACCAGATCCGGGACGAGCTGGACCGCCGACGGGCCGCCGAGCACGCCCTCCGCCTCGGCGAACGCCGACAGGTGCTGCTCGTCCGGCTCAACGATGCGCTGCGGCCCCTGGGAGACCCGCTCGCCATCCAGTCCGAGGCCTGCCGGATCCTCGGCGAGCACCTGGGGGCCTGCCGGGTCCACTACGCGGAGGTGGAGGGCGAGGGCGAGTATGGCCTCGTCCGGGAGGAGTACTGCGACGGGGTCCCGAGCGTCGCCGGCCGCCACCGGCTCGACGACTTCGGACCGACGGCGATGGACGAATTCCGGGCCGGCCGGACGCTGATCCTCCCGGACGTCATGAACGACCCCCGGCTGAGCCCGGGCGGGCGGGCGGTCACCGCCGCGCTCGGGGTCGGCTCCTACATGATCGTCCCCCTGATCAAGCGCGGCCGGCTGGTGGCGCTGCTGGTCGTCCACCACCGGGAGGCGCACGAGTGGGACGAGGGGGAGATCACCGCCATCGAGGAGGTCTCCGAGCGCACCTGGGCCGCCGTCGAGCGGGCCCGGTCCGAGGCGGCCCTCCGCGAGAGCGAGGCGCGCTATCGGACCCTGTTCGAGTCCATCGACGAGGGCTTCTGCATCATCGAGATGATCTTCGACGACTCGGGCCGCGGCGTCGACTATCGCTTCCTCGTCACCAACCCCGCCTTCGTCAGGCACACCGGGCTGGCCGACACCCGGGGCAAGACCGCCCGGCAGCTCGTCCCCGACCTGGAGGACCGCTGGCCGGAAACCTACGGCCGGGTCGCCGCCTCGGGGGAGGCGGAGCGCTTCATCGACGAGTCCCCGGCGATGGGACGCTGGTTCGAGGTCGACGCCTTCCGCATCGGGGAGCCGGGGGATCGCCGGGTCGCCCTGCTCTTCAATGACATCAGCACCCGGAAGCGGGCCGAGCTGGAGCGCGACCGCTTCTTCGAGCTGTCGGTGGACCTGATCGCCATCGCCTCCATCGCCGACGGCACCTGGAAGCGCGTCAACCCGGCATTCGGCCGGATCCTGGGATGGTCCGAGGCGGAATTGGTGGCGAGGCCGTTCCTCGAGATCGTCCACCCCGACGACCTCGAACGCTCCCGGGGGGCCATCGCCGAACTGGCCGAGGGGAGGCCCCTGGACGCCTTCGAGCACCGGCTCCGCTGCAAGGACGGCTCCGACCGCTGGATCGCCTGGACCACGGCCCCCTACGCCGCCGAGGGGCTCATCTACTGCGTCGGCCGGGACACCACCGACCGCAAGCAGGCCGAGCAGGCGCTGCTCGACTCCAAGCGGCACGCCGAGGCCGCCAGCCGGGCCAAGAGCGAGTTCCTGGCCAACATGAGCCACGAGATCAGAACGCCGATGACCGCCATCCTCGGCTACGCCGACATCCTCGCCAGCCGCCTCCGAGGCCCGGAGGACCAGGACTGCGTCGAGACGATCCGCCGCAACGGCCGGTTCCTGATCCAGGTCATCAACGACATCCTCGACCTCTCCAAGATCGAGGCCGGCAAGCTGGAGATCCAGCCCGAGCGCATCGAACCGGCTCGGATCGTGGAGGAGGTCCGGTCGCTGATGGACGTCCGGGCCCGGGAGAAGGGGCTGCCGCTGGAGGTCCGCTACGACGGCCCGATCCCCCGGGCCATCGAGAGCGACCCGACCCGGCTCCGCCAGATCCTCATCAACCTCGTCGGCAACGCCATCAAGTTCACCGAGTCGGGGCTCGTCCGGGTCGTCGTCCGCTTCGAGCCCGGGCCGGGTCGGCTGGTCTTCGAGGTCGAGGACTCCGGGATCGGCCTGACCCCCGAGCAGCAGGCGGGCCTCTTCCGCCCCTTCACCCAGGCCGACGGTACCATGACCCGACGCTTCGGCGGCACCGGGCTGGGCCTGGTGATCTGCAGGAGGCTGGTCGAGATGCTCGGCGGCGAGATCGCCGTCGACAGCGCCCCGGGACGGGGCAGCACCTTCTCGTTCTCCGTCACCTCGCCCCCCATGCGGGGGGAGCCGATGGTCGAGCCCGGGGACGCGGAGCGCCCGCCGTCCCGGCCCGACGCGAAGGCCGACCTTCCTCCCCGCCTCGAGGGCAGGATCCTGGTGGTCGACGACCTCCCGGAGATCCGCCTGGTGGCCCGGCACCACCTCGAGCGGGCCGGGGTCGAGGTGCTCGACGCCCCGGACGGGCGACAGGCCCTCGAGGCCGTCGACCGGGCAGACCGGGAGGCCCGGCCCATCGACGCGATCGTCCTCGACGTGCAGATGCCGGTCATGGATGGCCTCGAGACCGTCTCACGGCTCCGGGCGATCGGCTTCGACCGCCCGATCATCGCCCTGACCGCCCACGCCATGCAGGGGGACCGCGAACGGATCCTCGACGCCGGCTTCGACGACCACCTCGCCAAGCCGATCGACGGCGGGCAACTCGTCATGCTCCTCGGATCCGCCCTCCGACGCCCCGCCACCGAGCCCCCGCCACCGGCCCCCTGCCCCGGCCGGGGCAGGCGCATTCTCCTCGTCGAGGACGGCGAGGACGCCCGACGCGTCCTCGTCCACCTGCTCCGGATGTCCGGCTTCGACATCCGAGCCGCCCCGGACGGCCGGTCGGCCCTCAGGGTTTGCCGGGAGCACCCCCCGGACTTCGTCGTGCTCGACCTCGGTTTGCCCGACATCGACGGCCTCGACCTCGCCCGACGCCTCCGGGCCTCCGGGGGGCTCGCCGACGCCTTGTTCATCGCCCTCAGCGGCCAGGACGGCCGGGACGTCCGGGACCGGGCCCTGGGGGCCGGCATCGATCACTTCCTCGTCAAGCCCGCCGGGGCGGAGGAGATCGAGGCCCTGATCGCCCGGGTCGACTCCCGGGATCACGCCCGGCGGTGA